One region of Mucilaginibacter gotjawali genomic DNA includes:
- the metF gene encoding methylenetetrahydrofolate reductase [NAD(P)H] has translation MKITEHINNAKGKTLFSFELIPPLKGHSIQGLYDAIDPLMEFKPPFIDVTSLREDFIYKQHPNGLLEKLSYRKRPGTIAICAAIMNKYKVDTVPHLLCGGFTKDETENGLIDLQFLGIENVLVLRGDARKADASFIPTPNGHNYATDLLEQVVNMNNGVYLHENNEENLKTDFCIGVAGYPEKHFEAPNLKTDFKYLKQKIDMGANFIVTQMFFDNQKYFDFVNNCRANGITVPIIPGLKPVTGSKQLVNLSKTFHIDMPEDLCDAINACKSEKDVRDVGIEWMINQCKELMAFGVPVLHFYTMSNAGPTKRIAEAIF, from the coding sequence ATGAAGATAACCGAACATATTAACAACGCCAAAGGCAAAACACTTTTTTCTTTTGAACTGATACCGCCATTAAAAGGGCATAGCATACAGGGTTTGTATGATGCTATTGACCCTCTAATGGAATTTAAACCGCCTTTTATTGACGTTACCTCGCTGCGTGAGGACTTCATCTACAAACAGCATCCCAATGGTTTACTGGAGAAACTGAGCTACCGCAAGCGCCCGGGAACTATCGCTATTTGTGCGGCCATCATGAATAAATACAAAGTGGATACTGTTCCGCATTTATTGTGTGGAGGGTTTACTAAAGACGAAACCGAAAATGGACTGATCGACCTGCAGTTTTTAGGCATCGAAAATGTTTTGGTTCTGCGCGGCGATGCCCGCAAAGCTGATGCCTCATTTATCCCGACTCCCAACGGACACAATTATGCAACCGATCTTTTGGAGCAGGTGGTAAATATGAATAACGGTGTTTACCTGCACGAAAATAACGAAGAAAACCTGAAAACCGATTTCTGTATCGGCGTAGCAGGTTATCCCGAAAAACATTTTGAGGCCCCCAATCTGAAGACTGATTTTAAATACCTGAAACAAAAGATAGACATGGGTGCAAATTTCATTGTAACCCAAATGTTTTTCGATAACCAGAAGTATTTTGATTTTGTAAATAATTGCCGGGCAAATGGCATCACTGTGCCCATTATCCCGGGGTTAAAACCGGTTACAGGCTCCAAACAATTGGTTAACCTATCCAAAACCTTTCATATTGATATGCCCGAAGACCTTTGCGACGCCATAAACGCCTGTAAATCCGAGAAAGATGTTAGGGACGTGGGTATTGAGTGGATGATCAACCAGTGTAAAGAATTGATGGCTTTTGGTGTGCCGGTATTGCATTTTTATACTATGAGTAACGCAGGGCCAACAAAAAGAATTGCGGAAGCGATATTTTAA